Proteins from a genomic interval of Zingiber officinale cultivar Zhangliang chromosome 1B, Zo_v1.1, whole genome shotgun sequence:
- the LOC122006500 gene encoding uncharacterized protein LOC122006500, whose product MDRANDNKWMNYLVFVFLTYNSGDAVYRSMHDFSSVAFITTSYLDLLLLFWCLRKFETSAEENRGWLRAAVWVLATLLTVMFSGKVAAVMPWPVSLVVYGMAAVTAVGGFWAFFIKPQPVRDN is encoded by the coding sequence ATGGACAGAGCAAATGACAATAAATGGATGAACTACCTAGTCTTTGTCTTTCTCACCTACAACTCCGGCGACGCCGTCTACCGCTCGATGCACGACTTCTCCTCCGTCGCCTTCATCACGACCTCCTACCTCGACTTGCTCCTGCTCTTTTGGTGCTTGCGCAAGTTCGAGACCTCGGCAGAGGAAAACAGAGGATGGCTTAGAGCGGCGGTGTGGGTTCTGGCGACTCTGCTCACCGTCATGTTCTCCGGCAAGGTGGCCGCCGTCATGCCGTGGCCGGTGTCACTGGTCGTATACGGTATGGCGGCCGTGACGGCAGTCGGTGGCTTCTGGGCTTTCTTTATTAAGCCACAGCCCGTGCGTGATAATTAG